In a single window of the Pocillopora verrucosa isolate sample1 chromosome 4, ASM3666991v2, whole genome shotgun sequence genome:
- the LOC136280519 gene encoding octopamine receptor beta-2R-like has protein sequence MALASSSSMCSNIGPPKALSYFTASFSVFLIILTIPGNFLICLAIIKDPFRNLKTPFNYFLLSLATTDLVVGTIMDPVSVAFHTSEALQLDIVDIKILHILYFILCTASILTLMALTVDRYVAVSSPVKYKIMVTSKRAILTSLLIWVAALGFSFVYFKLGFIFYSFIFANTAVLSTCGVLIFVHVGILKRLRQRSRYWLNRGEIESTKSDVQENQKNLINAKKDSKAVKALMIVLLAFFASFTPVCVMIYLLNYCSGCSCVLIHWLRDLQFLIVLCNSGINPYLYAWRLPQFKRAFYKFLHLKARTRISDSTTT, from the coding sequence ATGGCTTTAGCATCCTCGTCGAGTATGTGTTCAAACATTGGTCCTCCAAAAGCTCTCTCATACTTTACAGCCTCCTTTTCAGTTTTCCTGATAATTTTAACCATTCCTGGAAACTTTCTCATCTGTTTGGCCATCATAAAAGATCCCTTCAGAAACTTGAAAACACCTTTTAACTATTTCCTGTTAAGTCTAGCGACGACTGATCTGGTTGTGGGAACGATTATGGATCCCGTGTCAGTTGCTTTTCACACCAGCGAAGCGCTTCAACTTGACATCGTAGATATAAAAATCTTgcacattttatactttatCTTGTGCACGGCGTCTATTCTAACACTCATGGCACTTACCGTAGACAGATATGTGGCCGTATCATCGCCAGTGAAGTACAAAATAATGGTTACCTCCAAGCGCGCTATTTTAACATCCCTGTTAATTTGGGTGGCGGCACTAGGGTTTTCTTTCGTATACTTCAAACTCGGATTTATATTCTACTCCTTTATATTTGCAAACACTGCTGTTCTCAGCACGTGTGGGGTTCTCATCTTTGTTCATGTAGGAATACTTAAACGACTGCGCCAAAGATCGAGATATTGGCTAAACAGGGGAGAAATAGAGAGCACGAAGTCTGATGTACAGGAGAACCAAAAAAATCTTATCAATGCAAAAAAGGACAGCAAAGCAGTCAAAGCATTGATGATTGTGCttcttgcattttttgcttcGTTCACACCAGTCTGTGTTATGATTTACTTGTTAAATTATTGCTCAGGCTGTAGTTGTGTGCTAATTCATTGGTTGCGGGATTTGCAATTCTTAATTGTGTTGTGCAACTCTGGTATCAACCCTTATTTATACGCATGGAGGCTTCCTCAGTTCAAAAGGGCTTTCTACAAATTCCTTCATCTCAAGGCACGCACAAGGATAAGTGACAGTACCACAACATGA
- the LOC136280578 gene encoding adrenocorticotropic hormone receptor-like codes for MALASASSMCSNIGPPKALSYFTASFSVFLIILIIPGNFLVCLAIIKDPFRNLKTPFNYFLLSLAATDLIVGTILDPVSVAFHTSEALQLDIVDIKILHILYFILCTSSILTLMALTVDRYVAVSSPVKYRTMVTSKRAILTSLSIWVAALGFSFVYFKLGFIFYSFIFANTAVLSTFGVLIFVHVGILKRLRQRSRYWRKRRAMESTKSDVQENQRNLIHAKKDRKAVKALMIVLLASFASFTPACVMIYLLNFCSGCSCVLIHWLRDLQFLIVLCNSGINPYLYAWRLPQFKRAFYKFLHLKARTRISDITTISVYAAGKRETIQIPKTLSGGDERISTV; via the coding sequence ATGGCTTTAGCATCGGCGTCAAGTATGTGTTCAAACATTGGTCCTCCAAAAGCTCTCTCATACTTTACAGCCTCCTTTTCAGTTTTCCtaataattttgattattcCTGGAAACTTTCTAGTCTGTTTGGCCATCATAAAAGATCCCTTCAGAAACTTGAAAACACCTTTTAACTATTTCCTGTTAAGTCTAGCGGCCACTGATCTGATTGTGGGAACGATTCTGGATCCCGTGTCAGTTGCTTTTCACACCAGCGAAGCGCTTCAACTTGACATCGTAGATATCAAAATCTTgcacattttatactttatCTTGTGCACGTCGTCTATTCTAACACTCATGGCACTTACCGTAGACAGATATGTGGCCGTATCGTCGCCAGTGAAGTACAGAACAATGGTTACCTCCAAGCGCGCTATTTTAACATCCCTGTCAATTTGGGTGGCGGCACTAGGGTTTTCTTTCGTTTACTTCAAACTCGGATTTATATTCTACTCCTTCATATTTGCAAACACTGCTGTTCTCAGCACGTTTGGGGTTCTCATCTTTGTTCATGTAGGAATACTTAAACGACTGCGACAAAGATCGAGATATTGGCGAAAGAGGAGAGCAATGGAGAGCACGAAGTCTGATGTACAGGAGAACCAAAGAAATCTTATCCATGCAAAGAAGGACAGAAAAGCAGTCAAAGCATTGATGATTGTGCTTCTTGCATCTTTTGCTTCGTTCACACCAGCCTGTGTTATGATTTACTTGTTAAATTTTTGCTCAGGCTGTAGTTGTGTGCTGATTCATTGGTTGCGGGATTTGCAATTCTTAATTGTGTTGTGCAACTCTGGTATAAACCCTTATTTATACGCATGGAGGCTTCCTCAGTTCAAAAGAGCTTTCTACAAATTCCTTCATCTCAAGGCACGCACAAGGATAAGTGACATTACCACGATATCAGTTTATGCCGCTGGCAAACGAGAAACCATCCAAATACCTAAAACTTTAAGCGGTGGAGACGAAAGGATTTCAACCGTTTAA